A region of the Candidatus Bathyarchaeota archaeon genome:
ACAGATGGTGACACAGACACATGTAAGAGAGTAGCAGGGAGAGTTTTATTTATGCTCTGTTGTGAACATTAGGTGGTAAGGTGGTTTCGTTGAGGGTTGTGGTTCGTGTCGGCGGTTCGGTGGTAGCCTCTCCAGTGGAGTCTACGCTTATAGTCAAGTATGTGGATTTGTTGAAGGATTTGAAGAAGCTGGGGCATGAGGTTGTTGCGGTTGTTGGTGGCGGCGTGTTGGCGCGTGATTTTATTAGGGTTGCGGGTGAGCTGAAGTTAGATGAGTCGAGTAAGGATTGGGTTGCGATTTTTGTTTCACGTTTGGTTGGTTTGTTGTTTGTTATGCGTTTAGGTGAGTTGGGTTGTGGTTCTGTGCCGATTTCTTTGGATGAGGCTGTTGAGTGTTTGAAGCGTGGGAAGATTGTTGTTATGGGTGGTTTGAAGCCTGGGATGACTACGGATGCGGTTGCGGCTTTGGTGGCTGAGAAGGTGAAGGCTGAACTGTTAGTAAAGGCCACTGATCAACGTGGCATCTATACTAAGGATCCGAAGAAGCATCCGGATGCAAAAAAGATTGATAGGTTAGGTTTTGACGATTTGTTTCGATTGTTTGATGAGAATAAACATAAGGCTGGGATAAATCAAATTTTAGACCCTGAGGCTGTTCGTGTTCTTCAGAAAAGTAGGACGAAGACGGTTGTGGTGAATGGTTTTGAGCCGAAAAATGTGTTGTTGGCTGTGAAGGGTAAAAAAGTTGGGACGGTGATCTGTTAGGTGTTTTTTGTTTCTTCTTCTAGTCTTACTACGTCTGCTAGTTGAGGCGTGGACACTTCAAATAGGACTGAGTTCTTTTTGCCTATGATTCTGTGGATCGTTCGTTGATCGAGGGTTATGTCGTCTCCTTCTTTCAGCGTGACTACGCGGTTTTTTAGGATTATATCTACTTCGCCTTTGAAGCAGTATATGGTTTCTTTTTTGTCTTTGTGGTAGTGTTGGCTTGTGTGGTGGTTTTGTTTTATGATGAGGATTTTTCCGCCGTATTCTTTTTCTTGTGCTATCCAGAGTTCTTTTACCCAGTTTTTGAGTACCTCTTTCAAACTGATGTTTTACTCCCTTTTGGTATGATATTTTTTGTTTCGGCGTCTTAAAAAAGAGAAAGGTTGTTACGTTAC
Encoded here:
- a CDS encoding cupin domain-containing protein, giving the protein MSLKEVLKNWVKELWIAQEKEYGGKILIIKQNHHTSQHYHKDKKETIYCFKGEVDIILKNRVVTLKEGDDITLDQRTIHRIIGKKNSVLFEVSTPQLADVVRLEEETKNT
- the pyrH gene encoding UMP kinase, which gives rise to MVSLRVVVRVGGSVVASPVESTLIVKYVDLLKDLKKLGHEVVAVVGGGVLARDFIRVAGELKLDESSKDWVAIFVSRLVGLLFVMRLGELGCGSVPISLDEAVECLKRGKIVVMGGLKPGMTTDAVAALVAEKVKAELLVKATDQRGIYTKDPKKHPDAKKIDRLGFDDLFRLFDENKHKAGINQILDPEAVRVLQKSRTKTVVVNGFEPKNVLLAVKGKKVGTVIC